In Terriglobales bacterium, the following proteins share a genomic window:
- a CDS encoding O-antigen ligase family protein yields MSVLLAEPIVQLKATTSAVGRASKLDLFLLIGTSLLLMFAVLAFGAVEIWAETALELGAAALLICAVLARLFSKDALRIRTSPLFIPALLFAAVMLAQLVFHLTSYGYVTLITALQYAAYGMVAFVAVQMSGEEKSSRVVMLMWSGFGAALALFAVCQHLTWNGKIYWVRMLHMGGSPFGPYVNHNHYAGVAEMLTPFLAVLAVSGQVRGGQRVLAGFGAVLMAGSIVLSGSRGGAVALLAEIAVLIYIVARIRQSNLKIVVAVLGLLMLVFVIWLGTPALWRHFGDLQDSTRVAILGDSWKMFRQRPLWGWGLGTFPTVYPGFRSFYTNLLVNAAHNDYLQALLETGVAGFACVVWFVALLYRDGLTKIHLWHRTWGHSLRVAALVGCTGILVHSFFDFNLQIPANAAIFYFLCALVTSPNDRPDAADRSLHLVP; encoded by the coding sequence ATGAGCGTGCTCCTGGCAGAACCGATTGTGCAGTTGAAAGCGACAACCTCCGCCGTTGGCCGGGCCTCGAAACTTGATCTTTTCTTGTTGATCGGCACCTCGCTGCTCCTAATGTTCGCGGTGCTCGCATTCGGAGCGGTCGAAATCTGGGCAGAAACGGCGCTCGAATTGGGAGCGGCCGCACTCTTGATTTGCGCAGTGTTAGCGCGGCTGTTTTCGAAAGATGCGCTGCGAATCAGGACCAGTCCATTATTCATTCCTGCCCTTTTATTCGCCGCTGTAATGTTAGCGCAGTTGGTTTTCCACCTTACGAGTTATGGTTACGTGACACTGATTACCGCCCTGCAATACGCGGCATACGGGATGGTCGCGTTCGTAGCCGTGCAAATGTCCGGGGAAGAAAAATCGTCAAGGGTGGTCATGTTGATGTGGAGCGGCTTTGGCGCCGCCCTGGCGCTGTTCGCCGTGTGCCAGCACCTGACCTGGAACGGAAAGATTTACTGGGTTCGTATGCTGCACATGGGTGGATCGCCCTTCGGTCCGTACGTAAACCACAATCATTACGCCGGGGTGGCGGAGATGCTGACGCCGTTCCTGGCTGTCCTTGCAGTTAGCGGGCAAGTAAGAGGAGGGCAGCGGGTCCTGGCGGGCTTCGGGGCCGTACTCATGGCGGGAAGCATCGTCCTTTCAGGGTCGCGAGGCGGCGCTGTGGCACTGCTGGCGGAAATTGCCGTACTCATTTATATCGTCGCGCGAATTCGGCAGTCGAACCTGAAAATCGTAGTCGCAGTTCTAGGGCTGCTGATGCTCGTATTTGTGATCTGGCTGGGCACACCCGCGTTGTGGCGTCATTTCGGAGACTTGCAGGACAGTACTCGGGTAGCGATTCTGGGCGACAGTTGGAAGATGTTTCGGCAGCGGCCGCTCTGGGGTTGGGGCCTGGGGACGTTTCCAACGGTTTACCCGGGCTTTCGAAGCTTTTACACAAACCTGCTGGTGAATGCAGCGCATAACGATTATCTGCAGGCATTGTTGGAGACCGGGGTGGCAGGATTCGCGTGCGTTGTATGGTTTGTTGCGTTGCTGTATCGCGACGGTCTGACCAAAATCCATCTATGGCACCGCACCTGGGGCCACTCACTTCGAGTGGCGGCGCTGGTGGGATGCACGGGAATCCTGGTGCACAGCTTCTTCGACTTCAACCTACAGATTCCGGCAAACGCCGCGATATTTTATTTTCTCTGCGCGCTGGTGACGAGTCCCAATGATCGGCCCGATGCGGCAGATAGAAGTCTGCACCTCGTTCCGTAA
- a CDS encoding exosortase-associated EpsI family protein: MQPISRNWLIAIAMLGSGILAQAILPEHQTPLLHTTLLRTFPYQLAGLSGTDVQDSDARETRNSYQPAAIVYRNYSDGKQLPVEIFIAPVPVGVHSPSYCLRYNGWMLTQRSQAPLPGAANLELSQIVSTAPSGETEACAYYWRVEDGGIHDNAIRLWFRQKLALLRGRGQDSFLVDLCLPIKDQPSSAAAFSRLSQLAAEVDPVVVRLLRQATQVK, from the coding sequence CTCTGGCATCCTTGCTCAAGCAATATTGCCGGAGCATCAGACGCCACTCCTTCACACTACTCTCTTGCGCACCTTCCCCTATCAATTAGCAGGACTCTCCGGTACGGATGTGCAGGACAGCGACGCGAGAGAAACCCGTAACTCCTATCAGCCGGCGGCGATCGTTTATCGCAATTACTCGGATGGAAAACAGCTTCCGGTTGAAATCTTTATTGCGCCCGTTCCCGTGGGAGTTCACAGTCCCAGCTACTGCTTGCGTTATAACGGCTGGATGCTTACGCAGCGCAGCCAAGCGCCCTTGCCCGGAGCTGCCAATCTGGAGCTCAGCCAGATCGTCTCCACTGCTCCTTCCGGCGAGACTGAAGCTTGCGCATACTACTGGAGGGTTGAGGACGGCGGTATTCACGACAACGCGATCCGCCTCTGGTTCCGACAGAAACTCGCCCTGCTACGCGGCCGCGGCCAGGATTCTTTCCTCGTGGATCTCTGTCTGCCTATAAAGGACCAGCCGAGTTCTGCTGCGGCGTTTTCCCGGCTCTCCCAATTAGCGGCAGAAGTGGATCCCGTCGTGGTGCGCCTGCTACGCCAGGCGACGCAAGTAAAGTAA